A region of the Leptospira broomii serovar Hurstbridge str. 5399 genome:
CAGAATTTATTTTTAAAATTTTCCGAAACTTTGATTAAGGAGTGTTATAACCAGAGCGAAGTGGTCGGATTCTTGAACAAATACATTGAAATCTTTCAGACATTTTCTGCTCCTGCAAGAAAACATATTCAAGGACTTTGGTCAGAACTCTTTCTTATTAACAATGCCAAAAACCCCTCGGTTTTACTTAAATATTGGCATTCGTTTCCAGAAGAAAGATATGATTTTAATGCTCACAATGAAAAAATCGAAGTCAAGAGCACTAATGTATTTCGAAGAATTCATACTTTCAGCGCTGAACAATTGTTCTTTAAATCAGAGGAATTAATCATAGTCGCGTCCATTTTCATAAAAGAAGCATATGATGGACTAAACATTATCGATTTAATAGATAGTATTGCTTCAAAAGTAGATGGTGAATTCGGTTTAGTAAATAAGCTATATACTTTAGTTTTTAAGACGCTTGGAAATGATTTAGAAAATGAATTTCTCTTGGACATTAGATACGATCAGAATATCGCAAAAACATCGTTGAGATTTTATAACATAAGGAATATTCAGAAAAT
Encoded here:
- a CDS encoding PD-(D/E)XK motif protein translates to MNLLEIFNSLSIPENSEKNFLFGVVVPGYPDFRIAVNSNGNPVLLLKVEINQSEKVIQLRNFRFKNFKIEHNKECKIQNNEVTEIHLFTIITFTGENIKLQNLFLKFSETLIKECYNQSEVVGFLNKYIEIFQTFSAPARKHIQGLWSELFLINNAKNPSVLLKYWHSFPEERYDFNAHNEKIEVKSTNVFRRIHTFSAEQLFFKSEELIIVASIFIKEAYDGLNIIDLIDSIASKVDGEFGLVNKLYTLVFKTLGNDLENEFLLDIRYDQNIAKTSLRFYNIRNIQKIDRQCIPREVTDVKYKSDLTEINEFKFDEMDQYGSLLNSL